A window of Sphingobium herbicidovorans contains these coding sequences:
- a CDS encoding AsmA family protein — protein sequence MADADPPRLGKPDPEAPPPPSPAGGLGHYWSRVRARWRKVPLPVRIIGYIIAVLFLLWLTLFITKGRFLKHPFERFLTSRLERTVEVEGDFQLYFAPLAVKFRAEKMAIANTPWASRPDFFRADLIDARIAPLSLVFGDKYRIGWLELRNAAADLEWSRDGKSNSWTFGDPGKKGEPLDLPLVRRALLAGTTIRYRDPRMLLATDIRFETVKAQDTRFASDIRFSGDGTMRDRRFTLRGGLLSPNETVTGGKNSLALHAQSGATVLEVSGTLPGATEIEGADLRLLTHGPNLALLFDFLGVAIPETRAYRFTSALARQEDAWRFTHLKGRFGDSDLAGRMIVSRPENRLHIKADLTTRTLDIVDVGPFIGYDPERLKAQGADGAIENVGGAPRILPDAKLRADALRNFDASVRYDVRRIRAPNVPISNVGLTVALERSLLSLSPLTFDMSGGHVSSDIEINARTSPVRTRYDIRLSPTPMGTLLGRWGVEQSGTTGIIKARAQLTGLGDTVHDSLATSDGRIAVILPAGAMWARNVQLSELDIGTFITKMFEKKLKEPVQINCGLIAFTVRNGIAAADPIIIDTRKNVMLGRGGFSFRNESLDLAFRADGKKFSLFSGQSPVGIKGYFARPSIDVISPELMARGGAAAALGIAASPLAAVLAFVDVGDAKSAACGPVLAGATAAAQRTKGGEPRDDVGRGTTAKDESGKSNATEKKAQKKKFLGIF from the coding sequence ATGGCCGACGCCGATCCCCCCCGGCTGGGCAAACCCGACCCAGAGGCTCCACCGCCACCCAGCCCGGCGGGAGGTTTGGGCCATTACTGGTCGCGCGTGCGTGCGCGCTGGCGCAAGGTCCCGCTGCCGGTGCGCATTATCGGCTATATCATCGCTGTCCTCTTTCTCCTCTGGCTGACTCTCTTCATCACCAAGGGCCGGTTCCTGAAACATCCGTTCGAACGCTTCCTTACCAGCAGGCTTGAACGAACGGTCGAGGTTGAGGGTGACTTTCAGCTCTACTTCGCGCCCCTCGCCGTCAAGTTCCGCGCGGAAAAGATGGCGATAGCCAACACGCCATGGGCCAGCCGACCGGACTTCTTTCGCGCCGACCTGATCGATGCGCGCATTGCTCCCCTTAGTCTTGTCTTCGGCGACAAATATCGCATCGGCTGGCTCGAACTGCGCAATGCAGCGGCTGACCTTGAATGGTCGCGCGATGGCAAGAGCAACAGCTGGACCTTTGGCGATCCGGGGAAGAAAGGCGAGCCGCTCGATCTGCCGCTGGTGCGCCGTGCTCTGCTTGCCGGAACTACGATACGCTATCGCGACCCGCGCATGCTGCTCGCCACCGACATACGCTTTGAAACGGTGAAGGCGCAGGACACGCGCTTTGCCAGCGATATCCGCTTTTCAGGCGATGGGACGATGCGCGATCGTCGCTTCACCCTGCGCGGCGGCCTTCTGTCGCCTAATGAAACCGTGACCGGGGGAAAGAACAGCCTCGCTCTCCATGCGCAATCGGGCGCAACCGTGCTGGAGGTCAGCGGGACGCTGCCCGGTGCTACGGAGATAGAGGGAGCCGACCTGCGCCTTTTGACCCATGGTCCCAATCTTGCGCTGCTTTTCGACTTTCTGGGTGTCGCTATTCCCGAAACCCGCGCGTATCGCTTCACCTCCGCGCTTGCCAGGCAGGAGGACGCTTGGCGCTTTACCCATTTGAAGGGCCGGTTCGGCGACAGCGATCTGGCGGGTCGCATGATCGTATCGCGGCCCGAAAATCGCCTGCATATAAAGGCGGACCTTACCACCCGGACGCTGGACATCGTCGATGTGGGGCCTTTTATCGGTTATGATCCGGAACGTCTGAAGGCGCAGGGAGCGGACGGCGCGATAGAAAATGTGGGTGGCGCTCCACGCATCCTGCCTGACGCAAAGCTGCGCGCGGACGCGCTGCGGAATTTCGATGCCAGTGTCCGCTATGATGTGCGCCGCATTCGCGCGCCCAATGTTCCGATTTCCAATGTCGGGCTGACCGTCGCGCTCGAACGGAGCCTGCTGTCGCTGTCTCCTCTCACCTTCGACATGTCGGGGGGGCATGTGAGTTCCGACATAGAAATCAATGCGCGGACCAGCCCGGTGCGGACGCGCTATGATATCCGTCTTTCGCCGACGCCCATGGGCACGCTGCTGGGCCGCTGGGGCGTGGAGCAATCGGGGACGACCGGCATTATCAAGGCCCGTGCCCAGCTGACCGGACTGGGTGACACGGTTCATGATTCGCTCGCCACATCCGACGGACGCATCGCCGTCATCCTGCCCGCTGGCGCCATGTGGGCGCGCAATGTGCAGCTATCCGAACTTGATATCGGCACCTTCATCACGAAGATGTTCGAAAAGAAGCTGAAAGAGCCCGTCCAGATCAATTGCGGCCTCATCGCCTTCACGGTCCGAAACGGGATCGCGGCTGCCGACCCCATCATTATCGACACCAGGAAGAATGTGATGCTGGGCCGGGGCGGCTTTTCATTCCGCAACGAAAGCCTGGATTTGGCCTTCCGCGCCGATGGCAAGAAGTTCAGCCTTTTCTCGGGGCAGTCGCCGGTCGGGATCAAGGGCTATTTCGCCCGCCCGAGCATCGACGTCATCAGTCCCGAATTGATGGCGAGGGGCGGCGCGGCGGCTGCGTTGGGCATTGCCGCCAGCCCGCTGGCTGCGGTGCTTGCCTTCGTGGATGTAGGTGATGCCAAAAGCGCCGCCTGTGGGCCGGTCCTCGCTGGCGCCACGGCTGCTGCCCAACGTACCAAAGGTGGCGAGCCTCGGGATGACGTAGGACGTGGCACCACGGCGAAGGACGAATCAGGAAAGTCGAACGCCACGGAGAAGAAGGCGCAGAAGAAGAAGTTTCTTGGAATTTTCTAA
- the rpmI gene encoding 50S ribosomal protein L35: MPKLKTKSGVKKRFKFTASGKVKHGVAGKRHRLISHNSKYIRQNRGTSVLSDSDVAHVRLWAPYGLK; the protein is encoded by the coding sequence ATGCCCAAGCTCAAGACCAAGAGCGGTGTGAAGAAGCGCTTCAAGTTCACCGCTTCCGGCAAGGTCAAGCACGGCGTCGCTGGCAAGCGTCACCGCCTGATCAGCCATAACTCAAAGTATATCCGCCAGAACCGCGGCACTTCCGTGCTGTCGGATTCCGATGTCGCTCACGTGCGCCTCTGGGCGCCCTACGGCCTGAAGTAA
- the rplT gene encoding 50S ribosomal protein L20 encodes MARVKRGTTTKAKHKRLLEQAKGYYGRRKNTIRIARQAVEKAGQYAYRDRKVKKRSFRGLWIQRINAGVRAEGLTYSQFMHGLKLAGVDLDRKVLADIAMHEGEAFSAIIAQAKAALPAA; translated from the coding sequence ATGGCACGCGTAAAACGTGGTACGACCACCAAGGCGAAGCATAAGCGGCTTCTGGAACAGGCGAAGGGCTATTATGGCCGTCGCAAGAATACGATCCGCATCGCTCGCCAGGCCGTCGAAAAGGCCGGGCAGTACGCTTATCGCGATCGCAAGGTCAAGAAGCGGTCCTTCCGCGGTCTGTGGATCCAGCGCATCAACGCTGGCGTGCGCGCCGAGGGCTTGACCTATTCGCAGTTCATGCACGGCCTGAAGCTGGCCGGCGTCGATCTGGACCGCAAGGTTCTGGCCGACATCGCAATGCATGAAGGCGAAGCGTTCAGCGCCATCATCGCCCAGGCGAAGGCCGCGCTGCCCGCGGCCTGA
- a CDS encoding LysE family translocator: protein MSLHIWWLYATAVLLISATPGPNMLHVMAQSIAHGPRKALVTMAGLMSAVLLCLVASALGLGALLKTSPLLFDGLRYAGVAYLIWLGVKAWRLPVAQGADSGAAPSLRASKLYGTALLTGLSNPKLIIFAAALFPQFIDTARPFGIQLAILVATFVVIESFWYGAYALGGLKLKRWLEPANRQRLFNRGTGILFVGFGGALLGARA from the coding sequence ATGTCGCTGCACATCTGGTGGCTCTATGCCACCGCGGTATTGCTGATCTCGGCCACGCCTGGCCCGAACATGCTGCACGTCATGGCGCAGAGCATCGCCCATGGCCCTCGCAAGGCGCTGGTGACCATGGCGGGGCTTATGAGCGCGGTGCTGCTTTGCCTTGTCGCGTCGGCCCTGGGCCTGGGTGCGCTGCTGAAGACATCGCCTCTGCTGTTTGACGGCTTGCGCTATGCAGGCGTCGCTTATCTCATCTGGTTGGGCGTCAAGGCCTGGCGCTTGCCGGTGGCGCAGGGCGCAGATAGTGGAGCAGCCCCTTCCCTGCGGGCCAGCAAGCTCTATGGAACGGCGCTGCTGACAGGGCTTTCCAATCCCAAGCTGATCATCTTCGCTGCGGCGCTGTTCCCCCAGTTTATCGACACCGCGCGGCCTTTCGGTATCCAGTTGGCGATACTGGTGGCGACCTTTGTCGTGATCGAAAGCTTCTGGTACGGTGCCTATGCGCTGGGCGGTTTGAAGCTCAAGCGCTGGCTGGAGCCTGCGAACCGGCAAAGGCTGTTCAACCGCGGCACCGGCATCCTGTTCGTCGGTTTTGGAGGCGCGCTGCTGGGCGCGCGCGCCTGA
- the pheS gene encoding phenylalanine--tRNA ligase subunit alpha — MNEIANLKAGLIADIAAAHTLDAVEALRVGALGKNGVVTGLLKTLGPMSPDERLEKGPPIQDLRESVTAALAEKKAALEQAALDARLAAEKIDMTLPADVGPQGSVHPVSQVMDELAEIFADLGFSVATGPEIEDDWHNFTALNIPETHPARAMHDTFYFPDGEDGKKMLLRTHTSPVQIRTMMNGEPPIRIIAPGRVYRSDSDATHTPMFHQIEGLVIDKGITLGHLKWTLETFLKAFFERDDIVLRLRPSYFPFTEPSVEVDVGYTLTNGQRVIGGDGDAPGGGWLEVLGSGMVNRRVIEACGLDPDEWQGFAFGTGVDRLAMLKYGMNDLRAFFDGDLRWLKHYGFSALDVPTLSGGVGA, encoded by the coding sequence ATGAATGAAATCGCCAATCTGAAAGCCGGCCTGATCGCCGACATCGCCGCCGCCCATACGCTTGATGCGGTGGAGGCTCTGCGCGTCGGCGCGCTGGGCAAAAATGGGGTGGTCACGGGGTTGCTGAAAACCCTTGGCCCGATGAGCCCCGATGAGCGCCTGGAAAAAGGCCCGCCGATCCAGGATCTGCGTGAAAGCGTAACGGCAGCGCTGGCGGAAAAGAAGGCGGCGCTCGAACAGGCGGCACTCGACGCCAGACTGGCGGCAGAGAAGATCGACATGACACTGCCCGCCGACGTCGGTCCGCAGGGGTCTGTTCATCCTGTTTCCCAAGTGATGGACGAATTGGCGGAGATTTTCGCGGATCTCGGTTTCTCTGTCGCGACTGGGCCGGAGATCGAGGACGACTGGCACAATTTCACCGCGCTCAACATTCCCGAAACGCATCCCGCGCGGGCGATGCACGACACTTTCTATTTCCCCGATGGCGAAGACGGGAAAAAGATGCTGCTGCGCACCCATACCTCGCCCGTACAGATCCGCACCATGATGAATGGTGAGCCGCCGATCCGCATCATTGCGCCTGGGCGGGTTTACCGGTCGGATTCCGACGCGACCCACACGCCCATGTTCCACCAGATCGAAGGGCTGGTGATCGACAAGGGCATCACGCTGGGCCACCTCAAATGGACGCTGGAAACCTTCCTCAAGGCTTTCTTCGAACGGGACGATATCGTGTTGCGCCTGCGGCCCAGCTATTTCCCCTTCACCGAACCGTCGGTTGAAGTCGATGTCGGCTATACATTGACCAACGGCCAGCGCGTGATCGGCGGCGATGGCGATGCGCCGGGCGGCGGCTGGCTGGAAGTGCTGGGCAGTGGCATGGTCAATCGCCGCGTGATCGAGGCGTGCGGGCTGGACCCCGACGAGTGGCAGGGCTTTGCCTTCGGCACCGGCGTCGATCGCCTCGCCATGCTGAAATATGGGATGAACGACTTGCGCGCATTCTTCGACGGCGACCTGCGCTGGCTTAAACATTATGGCTTCTCTGCGCTCGATGTCCCCACTTTAAGCGGAGGAGTGGGCGCATGA
- the pheT gene encoding phenylalanine--tRNA ligase subunit beta, whose amino-acid sequence MKFTLSWLKTHLTTDADLPTILKGLTNIGLEVEGVENPAEKLAPFRIAKVLTADPHPQADKLQVLTVDAGDGALQVVCGAPNARAGLVGVFGTEGAVVPVNGMVLKKTAIRGVESNGMMCSFRELELGEDHDGIIELTADAPVGQVYAVWAGLDDPVIDVSITPNRQDCMGVRGIARDLAAAGLGTLNPIIVPEIIGVGVGPDIRIEDADGCPAFFARTVKGVKNGASPEWMAKRLKAIGQKPISTLVDITNYIMIDLGRPLHVYDLATLKGPLTARRGKPGEEVLALNGKTYTVDETMTVIADDEAVHDIGGIMGGEHSGATECTTDVLIECAYFTPERIAVTGQKLALTSDARGRFERGVDPAFLDDGLSIATYLVTELCGGTPSEATRAGTPPVADKIVTYEPSQCFALAGVDVAEDEQRQILESLGFGVEGNDATFSYEDGMPVTTPANWTVKVPSWRRDVDGWPDLVEEVVRIVGLDQVPSTPLPRAPGVAKATATSEQLVERRVRRTAAARGLAEAINWSFISEKEAAAVGGGEWTLANPISEELKVMRPSLLPGLLSAARRNMDRGAASVRLFELGRRYFTGKERATASFVLAGEKVARGWQTGKAQPFTAYDAKAEVIALLAAAGAPVANLQSFGEASAAYHPGQSGTLRLGPKTVLAEFGLLHPSLAKQFGLTGPVVAGEIFLDAIPAKRASGFMRAPYAPPALQPVKRDFAFVVDEAVEADALVRAVRNADKKAIVDARLFDVFAGPGVDEGSKSLAVEVTLQPGEKSFSQEELDAISASIVKAAEKLGGTLRA is encoded by the coding sequence ATGAAATTCACGCTGAGCTGGCTCAAGACGCATCTCACCACCGATGCGGATCTGCCGACCATCCTCAAAGGGCTGACCAACATCGGCCTGGAAGTCGAGGGTGTGGAAAATCCGGCGGAAAAGCTGGCCCCTTTCCGCATAGCAAAGGTGCTGACGGCCGATCCGCACCCGCAAGCGGACAAGTTGCAGGTGTTGACCGTGGATGCGGGCGACGGCGCGCTTCAGGTCGTGTGCGGCGCCCCTAATGCTCGCGCGGGGCTGGTGGGCGTGTTCGGGACTGAAGGCGCGGTGGTGCCGGTCAACGGCATGGTCCTCAAGAAGACGGCCATCAGGGGCGTCGAATCCAATGGCATGATGTGTTCGTTCCGCGAGCTGGAACTGGGCGAGGATCATGACGGGATCATCGAACTGACTGCCGACGCACCGGTGGGACAGGTCTATGCTGTCTGGGCCGGGCTGGACGATCCGGTCATCGACGTGTCGATCACCCCGAACCGGCAGGACTGCATGGGCGTGCGGGGGATCGCGCGGGATCTGGCGGCGGCTGGGTTGGGGACTCTCAATCCTATCATCGTCCCCGAGATCATTGGCGTCGGCGTGGGTCCCGACATCCGGATCGAGGACGCAGATGGCTGCCCCGCTTTCTTTGCCCGGACCGTCAAGGGCGTGAAGAACGGCGCATCGCCGGAATGGATGGCGAAGCGTCTGAAAGCCATTGGGCAAAAGCCCATCAGCACGCTGGTCGATATCACCAATTATATCATGATCGATCTGGGCAGGCCGCTGCATGTCTATGATCTGGCCACGCTGAAAGGCCCCCTGACCGCGCGCCGGGGAAAGCCTGGCGAAGAAGTGCTGGCGCTGAACGGCAAAACCTACACCGTTGACGAGACGATGACCGTGATCGCCGATGATGAGGCGGTACACGATATTGGCGGAATCATGGGCGGCGAACATTCAGGCGCCACGGAATGCACCACTGATGTGCTGATCGAATGCGCCTATTTCACACCGGAACGGATCGCGGTCACCGGACAGAAGCTGGCGCTGACCAGCGATGCGCGCGGCCGCTTCGAGCGGGGTGTGGATCCGGCTTTCCTGGATGATGGCCTGTCTATCGCCACCTATCTGGTGACGGAATTGTGCGGCGGCACGCCCAGCGAGGCTACGCGGGCAGGTACGCCGCCCGTCGCCGACAAGATCGTGACCTATGAACCGAGCCAGTGCTTCGCGCTGGCGGGCGTCGATGTCGCGGAAGATGAGCAGCGCCAGATTCTGGAAAGCCTGGGTTTCGGCGTCGAAGGCAATGACGCAACCTTCAGCTATGAAGATGGCATGCCGGTGACCACGCCGGCCAACTGGACGGTGAAAGTGCCAAGCTGGCGTCGCGATGTCGACGGCTGGCCCGACCTGGTCGAGGAGGTGGTGCGCATCGTCGGGCTGGATCAGGTGCCTTCCACCCCCCTGCCTCGCGCACCCGGCGTCGCGAAGGCGACGGCCACGAGCGAACAGCTGGTCGAGCGCCGGGTACGGCGAACGGCGGCGGCCCGGGGTCTGGCCGAGGCGATCAACTGGTCCTTCATTTCCGAAAAGGAAGCGGCTGCGGTCGGCGGTGGCGAGTGGACGCTGGCGAATCCCATTTCCGAAGAACTGAAGGTCATGCGGCCATCGCTGCTGCCCGGCCTGTTGTCAGCGGCGCGGCGGAACATGGACCGGGGAGCGGCTTCGGTAAGATTGTTCGAACTGGGACGGCGTTACTTCACCGGCAAGGAGCGGGCGACCGCAAGCTTTGTGCTGGCGGGCGAAAAGGTGGCGCGGGGCTGGCAGACGGGCAAGGCCCAGCCCTTCACCGCCTATGACGCAAAGGCCGAAGTGATTGCCCTGCTGGCAGCTGCGGGCGCGCCCGTGGCAAACCTGCAAAGCTTTGGCGAGGCGTCCGCCGCTTATCATCCGGGGCAGTCGGGGACGTTGCGGCTGGGGCCAAAGACGGTGCTTGCCGAATTCGGCCTGTTGCATCCTTCGCTGGCTAAGCAATTCGGCCTGACCGGCCCGGTGGTTGCGGGCGAAATCTTTCTTGACGCGATCCCGGCAAAGCGGGCCAGCGGCTTCATGCGCGCGCCCTATGCGCCGCCCGCACTACAGCCCGTAAAGCGTGATTTCGCCTTCGTCGTGGACGAAGCGGTGGAAGCGGACGCCCTGGTGCGCGCCGTCAGGAACGCGGACAAGAAGGCGATTGTGGACGCACGACTGTTCGACGTCTTTGCTGGACCTGGCGTGGACGAAGGCAGCAAGAGCCTGGCAGTCGAGGTCACGTTGCAGCCGGGCGAGAAGAGCTTCAGCCAGGAAGAGCTGGACGCGATCAGCGCGAGCATCGTGAAGGCGGCTGAAAAGCTCGGCGGAACGCTGCGGGCGTAA
- a CDS encoding aldose 1-epimerase family protein: MDEFVTIASDGLTASISPLGAELWSLKDAQGRQLMTDADPRWWTGHAPLLFPFVGRSRGDMYRLDGHEYPMPQHGFARRMAFAQIEHLPESAIFRLEADAATRAVYPFDFRLDMQFAVAGSTLMMTATVMNRGEADMPFSFGYHPAFAWPLPYGGNVEAHRVAFEKAEPAPIRRVGEEAGLIARDSVASPVDGNLLTPTHAMFEDDALIWDTLESHSLLWGVPGRTRLKIDFPDTPWLGLWQKPGARYLCVEPWAGMADLVGFEGDVWEKQGIMRLLPGDERRFRMDVTLVDV; encoded by the coding sequence GTGGACGAGTTTGTAACCATCGCTTCGGACGGGTTGACCGCCAGCATCAGTCCGCTGGGCGCGGAATTATGGTCGCTCAAGGACGCGCAGGGCCGCCAGCTCATGACCGACGCCGACCCTCGCTGGTGGACCGGGCATGCGCCTTTGCTCTTCCCCTTCGTCGGGCGGTCGCGCGGCGACATGTATCGGCTCGACGGGCATGAGTATCCGATGCCGCAGCACGGCTTTGCGCGCCGCATGGCCTTTGCGCAGATCGAACATCTCCCCGAATCCGCGATCTTCCGGCTGGAAGCCGATGCGGCGACGCGGGCCGTCTATCCCTTCGACTTCCGGCTGGACATGCAGTTTGCGGTTGCCGGTAGCACATTGATGATGACGGCGACTGTCATGAACCGGGGCGAGGCGGACATGCCCTTTTCCTTCGGCTACCACCCCGCCTTCGCCTGGCCGCTGCCCTATGGCGGCAACGTCGAGGCGCATCGGGTTGCGTTCGAGAAGGCGGAGCCCGCGCCGATCCGCAGGGTCGGGGAAGAAGCCGGGCTGATCGCGCGGGATAGCGTGGCTTCACCGGTTGATGGCAATTTGCTCACGCCGACCCATGCGATGTTCGAAGACGACGCGCTGATATGGGACACGCTGGAAAGTCACAGCCTGCTGTGGGGCGTGCCGGGGCGAACGCGGTTGAAGATCGACTTTCCCGACACGCCCTGGCTGGGCCTGTGGCAAAAGCCGGGCGCGCGCTATCTATGCGTCGAGCCTTGGGCGGGCATGGCGGACCTTGTCGGCTTTGAGGGCGATGTGTGGGAGAAGCAGGGCATCATGCGATTGCTGCCTGGGGATGAACGGCGGTTCCGCATGGACGTGACGCTGGTGGACGTGTAA
- a CDS encoding peptide chain release factor 3, producing the protein MTIPSRRTFAIISHPDAGKTTLTEKLLLEGGAIHLAGEVKARGANRRARSDWMKIEQQRGISVTSSVMTFERDGITFNLLDTPGHEDFSEDTYRTLTAVDSAVMVIDAAKGIEPQTRKLFEVCRLRNVPIITFINKVDREGRDTFALLDEVADALALDVCPMSWPVGMGGTFEGIYDFARNRLRQPSGASKEFEGKEVFVENIHDDRLAEHISAQGLEKLREEAELAVGGYADFDLTAYRHGDLTPVYFGSALKLFGVTELIDALAAHAPPPRAQPAEPAPIEPENSEVTGFIFKVQANMDPQHRDRIAFMRLCSGKFRRGMKLTPSGSGKPIAVHSPILFFAQDREIADEAFPGDIIGIPNHGTLRVGDTLSEKAGVRFTGLPNFAPEILRRVALKDPTKTKQLRKALDDLSEEGVIQVFYPEIGSSWVVGVVGQLQLDVLISRLEAEYKVAAGLEASPFDTARWVSGDDAAVKELVSFNGANMAKDRDGNLVFMAKSAWDVTYQQERHPKVKFSATRER; encoded by the coding sequence ATGACCATCCCATCCCGCCGTACCTTCGCGATCATTTCCCATCCTGACGCCGGCAAGACCACGCTGACCGAAAAGCTCCTTTTGGAAGGCGGCGCGATCCACCTCGCTGGCGAGGTGAAAGCGCGTGGAGCGAACCGGCGCGCGCGGTCGGACTGGATGAAGATCGAACAGCAGCGCGGCATTTCCGTGACCAGCTCGGTCATGACCTTCGAGCGAGACGGCATTACCTTCAACCTGCTCGATACGCCGGGGCACGAGGATTTTTCGGAAGACACCTATCGCACGCTGACGGCGGTCGATTCGGCGGTCATGGTGATCGATGCCGCCAAGGGCATCGAACCGCAGACGCGCAAGCTGTTCGAAGTCTGCCGTCTGCGCAACGTGCCGATCATCACCTTCATCAACAAGGTCGACCGGGAAGGGCGCGATACCTTTGCCCTGCTGGACGAGGTCGCCGACGCGTTGGCGCTGGATGTGTGCCCGATGAGCTGGCCGGTGGGCATGGGCGGGACGTTCGAGGGGATTTACGACTTCGCCAGGAACCGGCTGCGCCAGCCTTCGGGTGCGAGCAAGGAGTTTGAGGGCAAGGAAGTCTTCGTCGAAAATATCCATGACGACAGGCTGGCGGAGCATATCTCAGCCCAAGGGCTTGAGAAATTGCGGGAAGAGGCGGAGCTTGCCGTTGGCGGCTATGCGGATTTCGACCTGACGGCCTATCGGCACGGTGACCTGACCCCGGTCTATTTCGGGTCGGCGCTCAAGCTGTTTGGCGTCACCGAGCTGATCGACGCGCTCGCCGCCCATGCGCCGCCGCCCCGCGCGCAGCCAGCCGAGCCCGCTCCGATCGAGCCTGAGAATAGCGAAGTCACCGGTTTCATCTTCAAGGTGCAGGCGAACATGGACCCGCAGCATCGCGACCGTATCGCCTTCATGCGCCTGTGTTCGGGCAAGTTCAGGCGCGGCATGAAGCTGACGCCCTCGGGCAGCGGCAAGCCGATCGCCGTGCATTCGCCGATCCTGTTCTTCGCGCAGGATCGTGAGATTGCGGACGAGGCGTTTCCGGGCGACATCATCGGCATTCCCAATCACGGGACGCTGCGCGTAGGCGATACGCTGTCCGAAAAGGCCGGCGTGCGCTTTACCGGCCTGCCGAACTTCGCGCCGGAAATCCTGCGACGGGTTGCGCTGAAAGACCCGACCAAGACCAAGCAACTGCGCAAGGCGCTGGACGATCTGTCGGAAGAAGGCGTGATTCAGGTCTTTTATCCCGAGATCGGCAGCAGCTGGGTGGTCGGCGTCGTCGGGCAGTTGCAGCTGGACGTTCTTATTTCGCGCCTTGAGGCGGAATATAAGGTGGCAGCGGGGCTGGAGGCTTCACCCTTCGATACTGCGCGCTGGGTTTCGGGGGATGACGCGGCGGTCAAGGAGCTGGTGTCATTCAACGGCGCCAACATGGCCAAGGACCGCGACGGCAACCTTGTCTTCATGGCCAAGAGCGCCTGGGACGTGACCTATCAGCAAGAGCGGCATCCGAAGGTCAAGTTCAGCGCCACCAGAGAGCGTTGA
- a CDS encoding glutathione S-transferase, producing MTAILYSFRRCPYAMRARMALIVSGQQVELREILLRDKPDSMLALSPKGTVPVLALPGGEVIDESLDIMRWALRLHDPEGWLEGDDAALIAANDGSFKQHLDRYKYAARYGSDPLEHRAAGMAWLGELEAHLKSRAFLCGGRRTLADMAIFPFVRQFAAADQAWFDAQAVPRVQTWLRGLIGSALFDRAMTRRAAWQSGDAAVFL from the coding sequence ATGACCGCCATCCTCTATAGCTTTCGCCGCTGCCCCTATGCCATGCGGGCGCGAATGGCGCTGATCGTCAGCGGGCAGCAGGTCGAGTTGCGCGAGATCCTGTTGCGCGACAAGCCTGATTCGATGCTCGCCTTGTCCCCCAAGGGCACTGTGCCGGTGCTGGCGCTGCCCGGCGGAGAAGTGATCGACGAGAGCCTGGACATCATGCGCTGGGCGCTTCGCCTGCATGATCCCGAGGGCTGGCTGGAGGGGGATGATGCCGCGCTGATCGCGGCCAATGATGGGTCGTTCAAACAGCATCTCGACCGTTACAAATATGCGGCGCGCTATGGGTCCGACCCGCTGGAACATCGCGCGGCCGGGATGGCGTGGCTAGGCGAACTGGAAGCCCACTTGAAGAGCCGTGCGTTTCTGTGTGGTGGGCGCAGGACTTTGGCGGACATGGCGATCTTCCCCTTTGTCCGGCAGTTTGCGGCCGCCGACCAGGCGTGGTTTGACGCACAAGCCGTGCCACGGGTGCAGACCTGGCTGCGGGGACTGATCGGGTCGGCGCTGTTCGATCGGGCCATGACGCGCAGGGCTGCATGGCAATCCGGCGATGCGGCGGTCTTTTTGTAG
- the metW gene encoding methionine biosynthesis protein MetW has translation MSEALRPDLALIARTVTPGARVLDVGCGDGALMAALRDAKQVDARGLEIDGDNVAAAVGRGLSVVQGDADTDLAYYPDASFDYAILSQTLQTTRRPDLVVDELLRIGRQAFVSFPNFAHWRGRLSLLWGGRMPVTRLLPDTWYDTLNIHHVTVDDFRALVKERGWTIDGQWFLKGDKETTHANANLFAEHAVFLLRR, from the coding sequence ATGAGCGAGGCGCTGCGTCCCGATCTGGCGCTGATCGCCCGCACCGTCACGCCAGGCGCACGCGTGCTCGACGTAGGCTGTGGCGACGGCGCACTGATGGCGGCGCTGCGTGACGCCAAGCAGGTCGATGCGCGCGGGTTGGAGATCGACGGCGATAATGTCGCCGCCGCCGTGGGACGCGGCCTGTCCGTGGTGCAGGGCGACGCCGACACCGACCTGGCCTATTATCCCGACGCCAGTTTCGACTATGCGATCCTCAGCCAGACGCTACAGACCACGCGTCGCCCCGATCTGGTCGTGGACGAACTGCTGCGGATCGGGCGCCAGGCGTTCGTATCCTTCCCTAATTTCGCCCATTGGCGCGGTCGGCTGTCTTTGCTCTGGGGTGGCCGCATGCCGGTGACGCGGTTGCTCCCCGACACATGGTATGACACGCTCAACATCCATCATGTGACCGTCGATGATTTCCGCGCCCTGGTGAAGGAGCGCGGCTGGACGATTGATGGCCAGTGGTTCCTGAAGGGCGACAAGGAAACCACCCACGCCAACGCGAACCTGTTCGCCGAGCATGCCGTGTTCCTCCTGCGCCGTTAG